The DNA sequence GGTTTTAGGTTGCTACAGCCTGTTTTCAATCAAAATTCAGGCTCCCAATGTCACCTGGAGAACTAGAAATTGGATAATACATTATTTTAGTAAAAACTTGATTACCTGCTTTCAGGACCCTAAAGTAGTTTGATTCACTCAGATTATTCCGCATTGGCTCTATCTACAGAATCAAAAGAATCACCAAGGGCCTTTGTTAAACAGAGAACTCCAGGTTCCAGCCTCAAATTACAATGCAACTAGGAGGATTTGGGAATCTGAAAGTTTTATCAAGTCCTTCAGGTGATTCTTGAACTCAAGCAGGTTAGAGTAGTCTTCTTAAACTTGAATATGCATACAAATTATTCTAGGCTCTTGAAACAAATGCACATTCTGATCCAATTGGTCTGAATGGGGTCTGAGACTCAGCATTTCTACCAAGTCCCTAGGTGATATTGTTACTTTGAGGACACTTTGAGTAGTATGATCAGAGAGGGTATGCTTCATCTGGTTACTGTATAAACCAGTATAGGCcattacattttccttttgtatctGTGGAGTCTCAAACAGGGACTTCTACCTTGATACTGCCCATTTCTCACTTATGATTGATAGTATTCTCTACAAGCTAGTGTGATCACTTAAAGGAAGTCACCTAGCTGACATAAAAGTCCACAGAAAGTAAAGACAGcctgaaataaacagaaatgaatatCACACATTAACTTACAACATAATGGGTTTGTATTTAATATAGTACTTCTCACTATAGAGATGTTATTCAGTTAATATAAAGGTTTTTAACATTAACTCTCTTCTCCATTTAAATGTccatataaagtatttttttacattaaatattttctccattttaacaTTAGATACACTGAGTACATTTTTCTTACCTCTTCccaaccaaagaaataaaaattttaatttctggatGTATTTGATACCTAAGTACAATACTAACTTGGgagataacaaaacaaaaatctaataaaaatatggagaaaagtcTCCTCAGTGATGCAGGAGGCAGTGGCAATTTCCTAGGATTCTGGGTAAGGGTTTCCTTCTTCCTATCTCATGCACTTTGAGAATTCCAAAACTttgaaataatatgtaaatttagGTCATCTGACTTCTTTGAGCCTCTTTCTAACTAACATATAGGACTTTTAGACTGCTTTTTTTCAGTGCATTATTTGTTGtgaaggaaacttttttttcccatttaacatATATCAGTTTGCTTCCATTTACAGGGAgacaattaaaaatgtgaaaatacccTATTTCTTGGGAACTTTCAGACACTAAAGATCAGTTTTTAACCTCAATAATTCACAATGGTTTTCTGGGCAAGGTCTGATTCGGAAGGCCCGTCAAAATcacatttgtccatttctctttcGTGCATATACCCCCAAACAAGCACAAATGCCTGTAATGCCGAGAGCCACGCCTAACAAGAGAGCGACTGCATCTCCAGCTTCTACTGCTTCAACAACAGGCAGCACCAAAAGCAGTGAAATGAGGACCAAGAACAACTGTGCTGAAACTGAAGCCATGATGTTGGGATTTTCAGGTATCTCGATCTTGAGGGCAGAAAGTTTCTAGAAATcaaacatggaaacaaaaaggaatcATTAAAATTTTCCACCTTTTCAAATGACAGCATGAATACACAAATAATCCATAtaaccttttaaatttaaatttcagacccatttccccattttaaaggtagaaaaaaacCCGGTAAGTTTATAAAACAGTTTAAAGAAGGTCATTTGAGGCTAATCCCCACTTTCAATGCTAATTCCTTGACTCCAGTAATGTTTCCACATGCTATCATGCCAACCTCGTGTAAATCAACTAAGCAACTTGAACAGAACGTAAttaagaacaaacagaaaacacaccAGACACTCGGAAACTTAAATATCCTAGTATTTTGGGTAAATGTTgagtaaaaatgacattttcttaggATTTCTCCCACCCAGGAAATGCAGACAAATCTGGCAAAAGTCACGCAATATGTAAGTCTGTGAAGTTGTGGGGAATTAGTAACACTTACCAAAGAAAGTATTTATGTATAATTCTATCTGATTCGAAATACTCCCTTCCTGGAGTTCCGGATGCTGAGGCTAAGAGGTTCCACGTGACAGAGCCTAGTATCACAAAAGGGTAGGATTTAAGAAttaatcatcaccatcattatcatcatcattatcatcatcatcatcattttttaaagatacagccACAGTGCAGAAGGAGGAAGTCGTTCGGAAGAGAGAGGAATGGATAATAACTAGAGGAAACAGTTTGTTCAGGCAGGGGAACTAGACTTAAACTTGGGTCAGTTCGCCGGCACaggaaaagctaaaaataaaccGAACCCAGAGCAAGTTTGTGCCAGGATTTGATATTAAGATTCTAAAAAGAACCCCTGCTTTGTCCCGGAGAGGTGCAAATATCCTTGTTTTACAAATACACTGAGGCAACCCTAAGTATCCTTTGGAGACGAGTTCCTACATTACCTTCCGGGAAGCAGCCATTACAGGAATGGCGAGGAGGGCGGGGTCTCCAAACTACACTTCCCACAATCCCCGCTGCCGACGTCTCCCAGGATGCGCCGGCGCGCTCCTCGGTAACTGGCTGAGGGAGTGACGAGCACGCTCTACCGGAGACAAGGAGGAGCTCCCCTGCGGGTGTTCCTCCCAGGGCGCAGAGTTTTACTGGTAAAGTGGTTTAGTGGGTTTGTACAAATGTTCTCTCAAAAATGTGATAAAGAAATGACAGTAGGTGGTTTTTACCCTATCTAAGGTTTCGAGACACACACATAGTTATGTCTTTTCTTAGACTGAAATGGAGACACAACAGCGGGGAAATAGCACCCGAGCAGAGTCATCGGTTTCGGGCGCTTTTAAATTAGCGGCTTCCAACATTTTGAAGCAGGGAATCCCCTGTCACCATCTTCCAAATGTACCTTATGacgttttgttaattctttttaatcAAGAGGGGAAAACACGTTTAATTAGACATTTTGGGAAATGTTAAAACCgtttgcaggggaaaaaaaaagtttaggaaaataaaaagggtttATAGGAAGATACCTATTATTTATGAAGGTTCTAGGATTGAGTTTCCCCATTAGTTCAAGAATGTTAATAATTCTTTTCAATTATGTTTTTATGATACCCACCCTAGCTGCCCCCAAACATTTATGAAAAGATAcgaaattattacttttaaacCGTAAGTGAATTGTTTCCATATGTAAGTCAATCCTTTCTGAAAGATGCTCTTGAGTGCTAGTACCTGTGAAGTCCTTAAATGAAACTTTCTAGTCATCCAGTTTTCTGAACTCTGATTTGCTGATTCGGCTATTTATTTGGCACTGTCACATGGTAAATTATTAATGATGTGTGTTAGGGATGAAGTCACTCCGCGTTCTGAAAATCAGTCTCTCCGGTGTAGCAGGTACATTCAGCTCGGTGCCCATAATTAGCACGTAATCTTGTATTGCATCTTATGCTCTTTCATAAATGTTACCAATCTCTCTAAACTTACAGCAAAACTTTATATTCCTGTCTCCTAACACAAACCCAGCAGTGAAGTGGGCTAATCATAATTATTTGAATAGATACATGTGCCAACAAGGTTTCATGAGACCAAGAAGTGCCAAATAAACCAAACCAAGGCCCCTTGCGTAGTAGAAGTTTGAGGATAACTACACAGTAATATTGGTAGCATTGCTTCTCTAAACTTGATTGTTTTAGTAAAGTTTTGTCTTTGCCTCATTTGCTTTGAACTTTTAGTTTTGTACCTTTCTAACcaagtatatttgaaatatattacaAGATATTCTCTTGTATTCTAGTGTGAACATTTTGGggatgttatttttccttttatgtctgtTAAAGTTACCTAAAGTCAGCAGACTATTTTAAAGTTAGTGTTATTGCAGGCTTGTTTCTAGATGTGTCAACATTGAAGATAATGGTTTGGTTTTAAGTTTCAAGAGTCTGTGGAtggtaaaatgctttttctttaaaatattaagaggTCACTTAATGACCTGAATCATCTGAAAAAGTGGCAGAAGTTTGTGCAGCCGTGTTTTGGGCCTAagtagttttaattaattaattacttaaaaaaattttttttaatgtttatttttgagagagacagaaacagaatgcaagtgggttaggggcagagagagagagacacacacacagaatctgaagcaggctccggactccgagctgtcagcacagaacccgatgtggggctggaacccatgagctgtgagatcatgacctgagccgaagttggatgctcaactgactcagccacacTGGCAcccctaattaattaatttttaaataaatgtttttatttatttttgacagtgagagcatgagtgggggaagggcagagagagagagagagagagagagagagagagagagagagagaagatccaaagcaggctccatattgatAACAGCCAGCCCGATGAGGGCTTTGAACTCACCtacggtgagatcgtgacgtgagcagATGTcaaatactcaactgactgagccacccaggtgctcccaagtAGTTTTAAATAAAGTTGGTTAAATTTCCCTAACCATTCACCCACCCCAGGCAGGCAG is a window from the Leopardus geoffroyi isolate Oge1 chromosome A2, O.geoffroyi_Oge1_pat1.0, whole genome shotgun sequence genome containing:
- the SMIM30 gene encoding small integral membrane protein 30; translation: MASVSAQLFLVLISLLLVLPVVEAVEAGDAVALLLGVALGITGICACLGVYARKRNGQM